In the Gymnogyps californianus isolate 813 chromosome 3, ASM1813914v2, whole genome shotgun sequence genome, one interval contains:
- the SERTAD2 gene encoding SERTA domain-containing protein 2 — MLGKGGKRKFDEHEDGLEGKVVSPTDGPSKVSYTLQRQTIFNISLMKLYNHRPLTEPSLQKTVLINNMLRRIQEELKQEGSLRPVFVTASQPADPLSDNFREAQPAFSHLASQPLLPTDFVSTTPLESCLTPASLLEDDTFCTSSTVQHDGPTKPPPPALQPVKDSFSSALDEIEELCPAPTSAEAVAAETAADDSKDHPSESNVQKPEGLPESRTAESKLMDSLPGNFEITTSTGFLTDLTLDDILFADIDTSMYDFDPCTSATGAASKMAPVSADELLKTLAPYSSQPVTPNQPFKMDLTELDHIMEVLVGS, encoded by the coding sequence atgttggggaaaggaggaaagcgGAAGTTTGACGAGCATGAAGATGGGTTGGAAGGCAAAGTGGTGTCTCCTACTGACGGTCCCTCTAAGGTGTCTTACACCTTACAGCGTCAGACTATCTTCAACATTTCCCTTATGAAACTTTATAACCACAGGCCATTAACGGAGCCAAGCTTgcaaaagacagttttaattAACAACATGTTGAGGCGAATCCAGGAAGAACTCAAACAAGAAGGCAGCTTGAGGCCAGTGTTTGTGACCGCTTCGCAGCCCGCCGACCCTCTCAGCGACAACTTCCGCGAGGCCCAGCCGGCATTCAGCCATCTCGCCTCCCAGCCCCTTCTCCCCACTGACTTCGTAAGCACTACGCCCCTGGAGTCTTGCCTCACCCCAGCCTCTTTGCTCGAGGACGACACTTTTTGCACTTCCTCGACTGTCCAGCACGATGGTCCGACAAAACCACCACCTCCTGCTCTCCAACCAGTAAAGGACAGCTTCTCCTCAGCCTTGGACGAAATCGAGGAGCTTTGTCCAGCACCTACCTCCGCAGAGGCAGTAGCAGCTGAAACAGCAGCCGATGACTCTAAAGACCACCCCAGCGAGTCCAACGTTCAAAAGCCTGAGGGCCTCCCGGAGAGCAGAACAGCCGAATCGAAACTCATGGACTCGCTACCTGGCAACTTTGAGATCACAACTTCCACAGGTTTCCTCACAGACTTGACCCTGGATGATATTCTGTTCGCTGACATTGATACGTCCATGTATGATTTTGACCCCTGCACATCTGCCACGGGGGCTGCCTCAAAAATGGCTCCCGTCTCAGCAGATGAGCTCCTAAAAACTCTCGCTCCGTACAGCAGTCAACCAGTAACTCCAAATCAGCCTTTCAAAATGGACCTCACAGAACTGGATCACATCATGGAGGTGCTTGTTGGGTcttaa